In Treponema sp. OMZ 798, the following proteins share a genomic window:
- the hisS gene encoding histidine--tRNA ligase yields the protein MSDLIQPKVLKGFRDFLPADEIERALLMERLVKVFRDYGFVPIDTPALEYSEILLRKSGGETEKQVFRFNDNGGRDVAMRFDLTVPLARFVAEHKSEVYFPFKRYHIGKVWRGEKPQAGRYREFLQCDFDILGSDSAAVDFEILRLIKKALNELGVFNFRIHVSHRGIFNRFLKSLDLSGDSEEILRTVDKLAKVGEAEVLKLLSSISSEEKAKKILAYISGVSNELKSEDFEKTLSRLESLAGGPDEDTKRMRDIYSLVKAVGIEDYIVLDPSITRGLDYYTGVVFETFLTDLPSIGSVCSGGRYDNLTALYMKESITGVGASIGLDRLIAALEQLGHQKTKASFTDLLIFSLPEDDQVLSYKIVNFFEAEKINAEVYPEPKKMNHQYAYAEKKDIRWGLFLTKDSCAEEFDKNPKSFKVKLKDMTNRTEDEMPLSEAVKKIRTAKN from the coding sequence ATGAGTGATTTAATACAACCAAAAGTTTTAAAAGGATTTAGGGATTTTCTTCCTGCGGATGAGATTGAAAGAGCTCTTCTTATGGAAAGGTTGGTAAAAGTTTTTAGGGATTACGGCTTTGTGCCCATCGATACTCCGGCCTTGGAATATTCCGAGATTCTATTGAGAAAGAGCGGAGGGGAAACCGAAAAGCAGGTTTTCCGGTTTAACGACAACGGCGGAAGGGATGTGGCTATGCGCTTTGATCTAACCGTCCCCTTAGCACGCTTTGTTGCGGAACATAAGTCTGAAGTTTATTTTCCGTTTAAACGCTATCATATCGGAAAGGTATGGCGAGGCGAGAAGCCTCAGGCCGGGCGTTATCGCGAATTTTTGCAATGCGATTTTGATATTTTGGGCTCAGACTCGGCTGCCGTTGATTTTGAAATTTTACGCCTTATTAAAAAGGCTTTAAATGAGTTAGGTGTTTTTAACTTTAGAATCCATGTTTCGCATAGGGGAATATTTAACCGTTTCTTAAAGTCTTTAGATTTATCCGGAGACAGCGAAGAGATTCTACGTACTGTAGATAAACTTGCCAAGGTAGGGGAGGCTGAGGTTTTAAAGCTCCTCAGTAGTATAAGCTCCGAAGAAAAGGCAAAAAAAATATTGGCCTATATTTCCGGTGTGAGCAATGAATTAAAAAGCGAGGACTTTGAAAAGACCCTTTCCCGCCTGGAAAGCCTTGCCGGCGGTCCCGATGAAGATACAAAACGCATGAGGGATATCTACTCCTTGGTAAAGGCTGTAGGAATTGAAGACTATATAGTTTTGGATCCTTCTATTACCAGAGGTTTGGATTACTATACCGGTGTTGTATTTGAAACCTTTTTAACCGATTTACCTTCTATAGGTTCCGTTTGCTCCGGAGGAAGGTACGACAACCTTACGGCTCTTTACATGAAGGAGAGTATTACCGGGGTTGGGGCTTCCATCGGGCTTGACAGGCTTATAGCTGCCCTTGAACAGCTGGGTCATCAAAAAACAAAGGCCAGCTTTACCGACCTCCTCATTTTCTCTTTACCTGAAGATGATCAGGTTCTCTCGTATAAGATAGTAAACTTTTTTGAAGCCGAAAAAATAAATGCTGAAGTATATCCTGAACCTAAAAAGATGAATCATCAGTACGCATATGCCGAAAAAAAGGACATCAGGTGGGGACTTTTCTTAACCAAGGATTCTTGTGCGGAAGAATTCGATAAGAACCCTAAAAGTTTTAAGGTAAAATTAAAGGATATGACCAATAGAACTGAGGATGAAATGCCTCTTAGCGAAGCCGTAAAAAAGATAAGAACCGCAAAAAATTAA
- the rlmB gene encoding 23S rRNA (guanosine(2251)-2'-O)-methyltransferase RlmB, which yields MKKTITGFHAIDEILRAEKNRIEKEKSGKSSLEIFYSKEGPRVKKILETARKLNLKIEKKENNFLDSLTKALPEQLRDHRGIVLVTETENQKKGMSIDEFFAKLAEKDSAFVVILDSITDPHNTGSIIRSADQFGIDGIIVPENKSAGGFEIISKVSAGASAWVPFVEVTNLVRTVERLKKEGFWIYGADAGGRSLPDIKFPKKTALIMGSEGKGMSRLVEETCDEIVSIPTKGKLDSLNVSVAAGILFYEISRKKLV from the coding sequence ATGAAAAAAACAATTACAGGTTTTCACGCTATAGACGAGATTTTAAGAGCTGAAAAAAATAGAATCGAAAAAGAAAAGAGCGGTAAGTCAAGCCTCGAAATTTTTTACTCCAAAGAGGGCCCAAGAGTAAAAAAGATTTTAGAGACTGCACGTAAATTAAATCTAAAGATTGAAAAAAAAGAAAATAACTTTCTTGATTCTCTTACCAAGGCTTTGCCTGAACAGCTAAGGGATCACAGGGGGATTGTGCTTGTAACGGAGACTGAAAATCAAAAAAAAGGAATGAGCATAGATGAGTTTTTTGCAAAGCTTGCAGAAAAGGACTCTGCCTTTGTAGTAATCCTCGACTCCATTACGGATCCTCACAATACGGGTTCCATCATAAGGAGCGCAGATCAATTCGGAATAGACGGAATAATAGTTCCCGAAAACAAAAGTGCCGGAGGCTTTGAGATTATAAGCAAGGTAAGTGCAGGGGCGTCAGCCTGGGTTCCCTTTGTAGAGGTAACCAATCTGGTACGCACCGTAGAAAGGCTAAAAAAGGAAGGTTTTTGGATTTACGGGGCAGATGCAGGAGGGAGGTCGCTGCCCGATATCAAGTTCCCAAAAAAGACAGCCCTTATTATGGGAAGCGAGGGAAAGGGAATGAGCCGCCTTGTAGAAGAAACCTGCGACGAGATAGTGTCAATTCCAACAAAGGGAAAACTTGACAGCCTAAATGTCTCCGTCGCAGCAGGTATTCTCTTTTATGAGATAAGCCGGAAAAAATTAGTTTAA
- a CDS encoding glycosyltransferase family 32 protein, translated as MNYLQEKRIDKMIPKVIHYCWFGGNPLPQKALKCIESWKKFCPEYEIREWNEDNYDVNKIPYTAQAYQAKKYAFVSDYARFDILYTYGGIYFDTDVEIIKPIDKIIETGAFFGMEKIGDVASGLGIAAPPNEPLYFEILESYRKSFFIKPNGKMDLTTVVIRVTDILRQYGLTKKNNIQIVKNIHIYTPDYFNPKDARTGKITITSNTHTIHHFDASWTPPLRKKYIRYCQYFIPKIGSILTHIIFAPLHIVCIIQEVGVFGFFNRFIRYKKNK; from the coding sequence ATGAATTATTTACAGGAAAAACGGATAGATAAAATGATTCCAAAGGTAATTCATTATTGCTGGTTTGGAGGGAATCCCTTACCTCAAAAGGCTCTCAAGTGTATTGAATCATGGAAAAAATTCTGTCCAGAATATGAGATTAGAGAATGGAATGAAGATAATTATGATGTAAATAAAATACCGTATACGGCTCAAGCTTATCAAGCAAAAAAGTATGCTTTTGTAAGTGATTATGCTAGATTCGATATTTTATATACTTATGGCGGAATTTATTTTGATACTGATGTTGAAATTATTAAACCCATTGATAAAATTATTGAAACCGGAGCTTTTTTTGGCATGGAAAAAATAGGTGATGTAGCAAGTGGATTGGGTATAGCTGCTCCTCCTAACGAACCTTTATATTTTGAAATATTAGAATCCTATCGAAAATCTTTTTTTATAAAACCAAATGGTAAAATGGATCTTACTACTGTAGTGATACGTGTGACGGATATACTAAGGCAATATGGATTAACTAAAAAGAATAATATTCAAATAGTTAAAAATATTCACATATACACTCCTGATTATTTTAATCCTAAGGATGCCAGAACCGGTAAAATTACGATTACTTCTAATACACATACGATTCATCATTTTGATGCTAGTTGGACACCTCCTTTAAGAAAAAAATATATAAGATACTGTCAATATTTTATTCCTAAAATTGGTAGTATACTGACACATATTATTTTTGCTCCATTGCATATAGTATGTATTATTCAAGAAGTAGGCGTATTTGGATTTTTTAATAGATTTATTAGATATAAAAAAAATAAATAG
- the rfbA gene encoding glucose-1-phosphate thymidylyltransferase RfbA, whose translation MKAIILAGGAGTRLYPLTKAVSKQILPMYDKPMIYYPLSVMMLAGIREVLIISTPRDIGLFKELFGDGNWLGMKFEYAVQDRPRGLADAFIVGEKFIGSDSCALVLGDNIFYGRGFSSTLTDAVLSIKDNGGALIFGYYVKDPRAYGVVDFDDEGNVLTIEEKPQNPKSNYAIPGLYFYDNEVIKIAKSVKPSARGEIEITSVNKAYLDMGKLRVEKLGRGMAWLDTGTYDGLLEASNFIATIQKRQGMYVSCIEEIAYLQKWISKTQLLNLSSSYNNEYGDYLKYIAENC comes from the coding sequence ATGAAAGCTATAATTTTAGCAGGCGGTGCAGGAACCCGTTTGTATCCGCTTACCAAGGCTGTTTCAAAACAAATTTTACCAATGTATGATAAACCAATGATTTATTATCCCTTGTCGGTTATGATGCTTGCCGGTATACGCGAGGTCTTAATTATCTCTACACCTAGAGACATAGGGCTTTTTAAGGAGCTTTTCGGTGATGGAAATTGGCTGGGTATGAAGTTTGAGTATGCCGTCCAAGATAGACCTCGAGGTCTTGCTGATGCCTTTATAGTCGGTGAAAAATTCATCGGTTCCGATTCTTGTGCCCTAGTTTTGGGCGATAATATCTTTTATGGGCGAGGTTTTAGCAGTACCTTGACGGATGCTGTTTTATCCATAAAAGACAACGGCGGAGCCTTAATTTTCGGTTATTATGTTAAGGACCCGAGAGCTTACGGCGTGGTTGATTTTGATGATGAAGGAAATGTTTTGACTATCGAAGAGAAACCTCAAAATCCAAAATCAAATTATGCAATTCCGGGCTTGTATTTTTATGATAATGAAGTAATCAAGATTGCAAAATCGGTAAAACCTTCGGCCAGAGGCGAGATTGAAATTACATCCGTAAATAAAGCTTATCTGGATATGGGTAAATTGAGAGTGGAAAAACTAGGCCGAGGTATGGCATGGCTCGATACGGGAACTTATGACGGTCTTTTAGAAGCCTCAAATTTTATTGCAACAATTCAGAAGAGGCAGGGAATGTATGTCTCATGTATAGAAGAAATAGCATATTTACAAAAATGGATTTCAAAGACTCAGCTTTTAAATTTATCTTCGTCTTATAATAATGAGTATGGAGATTATCTAAAATACATTGCAGAGAATTGTTAG
- the rfbB gene encoding dTDP-glucose 4,6-dehydratase, whose product MRNLQNILVTGGAGFIGSNFIRTLLKKEVDFKGRVINLDALTYAGNAASLADIEAEFGGSRYFFIHGNICDKEIINKIFAEYNIDTVVHFAAESHVDRSILGPEVFLKTNVLGTFNLLETAKQFWKKTDGTMRDDVLFHHISTDEVYGSLGHQGLFEETTAYDPRSPYSASKASSDHLVKAYFHTYGLPVTISNCSNNYGPFQFPEKLIPLMILNMLEGKNLPVYGDGKQIRDWIHVEDHNEAVRLILKKGKTGETYNIGGENEWENIKLLNKLIQIVCKKAGLNEESVKKTITHVTDRLGHDRRYAIDCTKIKKELNWKRNFDFETGLENTVDWYLNNKDWIENVRSGEYRNWIEKNYKER is encoded by the coding sequence ATGCGAAATCTACAAAATATACTGGTAACTGGCGGTGCGGGCTTTATCGGTTCTAATTTTATCAGAACCTTATTAAAAAAAGAAGTTGATTTTAAAGGACGGGTCATCAACCTTGATGCTCTTACCTATGCAGGCAATGCCGCAAGTCTTGCCGATATTGAAGCCGAATTCGGAGGTTCCCGCTATTTTTTTATTCATGGAAATATCTGCGATAAAGAAATTATAAATAAGATTTTTGCCGAATATAATATAGATACTGTTGTTCATTTTGCAGCCGAAAGTCATGTTGACCGTTCTATTTTGGGTCCTGAGGTTTTTTTAAAGACGAATGTTTTAGGAACCTTTAACCTTTTGGAAACAGCCAAGCAATTTTGGAAAAAAACTGACGGGACAATGCGTGATGATGTTCTTTTTCATCATATAAGTACTGATGAGGTTTACGGTTCATTGGGACATCAAGGTCTTTTTGAAGAAACAACAGCCTATGATCCTCGCTCTCCTTATTCTGCAAGTAAGGCATCCAGTGATCACTTGGTAAAGGCTTACTTCCATACTTACGGACTTCCTGTTACAATTTCAAATTGCTCCAATAATTACGGACCTTTTCAGTTCCCGGAAAAGTTGATTCCGTTGATGATTTTAAATATGCTTGAAGGTAAAAATCTTCCCGTTTACGGTGACGGCAAACAGATTAGAGATTGGATTCATGTCGAAGATCATAATGAGGCTGTCAGGCTCATCTTAAAAAAAGGAAAGACCGGTGAAACCTATAATATCGGCGGAGAAAATGAATGGGAAAATATAAAACTTTTAAATAAGCTCATCCAAATTGTTTGCAAAAAAGCAGGTCTTAATGAAGAGAGTGTCAAAAAAACTATTACCCATGTAACTGACAGGCTTGGACATGACCGCCGATATGCCATTGACTGTACAAAAATAAAAAAAGAACTTAACTGGAAACGCAATTTTGATTTTGAAACAGGGCTTGAAAATACTGTTGACTGGTATTTAAATAATAAAGATTGGATAGAAAATGTCCGCTCCGGTGAGTACCGTAATTGGATAGAAAAAAATTATAAGGAGAGATAA
- a CDS encoding glycosyltransferase: protein MKILHIITNTELGGAQTVCISLANMASNEGNTVAVASMEGGYLWDNLDSSVIRFKIKNMVKPISLLPDLKCYFELKNEINKFSPDIIHLHSSKAGVLGRLAGRKYKKSIIYTVHGFDSIRLKHRFFLPLERFLQKYCGAIVAVSHYDKQNLLKEKITHKVKTIRNGIVKPEEEAAIPFDIGKYKKVVITIARIAYPKKFQSFLSVASDPAMKDYLFVWAGGSAEKSMEEIKKEFSIPSNVLLLGDCPNASGLLPYCDLFVLFSNYEGLPMTIIEAMAQKKAIVASNVGGIPELVDNTNGLLIETDEDAVKAISNILQDNEKKSKMERASFEKFSNFFTLDIMWKNYRNLYKEIAKG, encoded by the coding sequence ATGAAAATCTTACACATAATTACTAATACAGAACTCGGCGGAGCTCAAACCGTATGTATTTCGTTGGCAAATATGGCTTCTAATGAAGGAAATACCGTTGCTGTAGCTTCAATGGAAGGCGGGTATCTTTGGGATAATTTAGATTCTTCAGTTATACGATTTAAGATAAAAAATATGGTAAAACCTATTAGTTTGTTACCTGATTTAAAATGTTATTTTGAATTAAAGAATGAAATTAATAAATTTTCTCCGGATATCATTCATCTTCATTCCAGTAAGGCTGGTGTTCTTGGTCGTCTTGCAGGGAGAAAATACAAGAAAAGTATAATTTATACTGTTCATGGTTTTGATTCTATACGTCTGAAGCATAGATTTTTTTTGCCTTTGGAGAGATTTTTACAGAAATATTGCGGTGCAATAGTAGCTGTTTCTCATTATGATAAACAAAATTTGCTTAAGGAAAAAATAACACACAAAGTAAAGACAATTCGAAATGGAATTGTAAAACCTGAAGAAGAGGCGGCTATTCCGTTTGATATTGGCAAATATAAAAAAGTCGTTATAACCATTGCTCGTATCGCATACCCAAAAAAGTTTCAAAGCTTTTTATCTGTTGCTTCAGATCCTGCCATGAAGGATTATCTTTTTGTTTGGGCAGGCGGTTCTGCCGAAAAATCGATGGAAGAGATAAAAAAAGAGTTTTCAATCCCTTCCAATGTTTTATTGCTTGGAGATTGTCCTAATGCATCAGGCCTTTTGCCGTACTGTGATCTTTTTGTCTTATTTAGCAACTATGAAGGTCTTCCAATGACTATTATTGAAGCTATGGCTCAAAAAAAAGCTATTGTTGCATCTAATGTTGGCGGAATTCCTGAGCTTGTAGATAATACAAACGGATTATTGATTGAAACTGATGAAGATGCCGTTAAGGCAATAAGTAATATCTTGCAAGATAATGAAAAGAAGTCTAAAATGGAAAGAGCTTCATTTGAGAAGTTTTCGAATTTTTTTACTTTAGATATTATGTGGAAAAATTATCGTAATTTATACAAAGAAATAGCAAAGGGTTAA
- a CDS encoding NAD(P)-dependent oxidoreductase — translation MHIAIIGGSGFIGTRLTKRLLFSGHKIKILDKQDSKYYPEFRVFADVRDVDFLKKELSSDFDCVINLAAEHRDDVEPKSLYDEVNVAGAENVCKVCSELGIKKIIFTSSVAVYGFAPLNTNEMGEINYFNDYGRTKWLAEGKYREWLETGKGNSLTIIRPTVVFGEQNRGNVYNLLRQISSGFFPFVGKGKNKKSMAYVENVAAFIEFCLANGSGEHLFNYIDKPDFDMNSLTNEVYKILGSPNHKIFHWPYWLGYFGGLCFDLLAKITGKKLSISSIRVKKFCADTLFDSVNILKTGFKPPVSLADGLSNTVRYEFIDKVQDHVFHTE, via the coding sequence ATGCACATAGCAATAATAGGCGGTTCCGGTTTTATAGGAACAAGATTGACAAAGAGACTTTTATTCTCCGGTCATAAAATTAAAATTCTCGATAAGCAGGATAGTAAGTATTACCCTGAATTTAGAGTCTTTGCTGATGTAAGAGATGTTGATTTTTTAAAAAAAGAATTATCTTCCGATTTTGATTGTGTTATTAATTTAGCAGCCGAGCATAGGGATGATGTTGAGCCTAAGAGCCTCTATGATGAAGTAAATGTTGCCGGTGCCGAAAATGTATGCAAGGTTTGCTCTGAGTTGGGGATCAAAAAAATTATTTTTACAAGTTCCGTTGCCGTTTATGGATTTGCTCCTCTTAATACAAATGAAATGGGTGAGATAAATTATTTTAATGATTACGGCAGAACCAAGTGGCTTGCCGAAGGAAAATACCGTGAATGGCTTGAAACCGGTAAAGGAAACTCGCTTACCATAATCAGACCGACTGTTGTTTTCGGAGAGCAGAATAGAGGAAATGTTTACAATCTATTAAGGCAAATCAGTTCAGGTTTTTTTCCCTTTGTGGGTAAAGGAAAAAATAAAAAATCAATGGCCTATGTTGAAAATGTGGCAGCTTTTATCGAGTTTTGTTTAGCTAATGGAAGCGGTGAACACTTATTTAATTATATCGATAAACCTGACTTTGATATGAACTCTCTTACTAATGAAGTTTATAAAATTCTAGGAAGTCCTAATCATAAAATTTTCCACTGGCCTTATTGGTTGGGCTATTTCGGCGGGCTTTGCTTTGACTTACTTGCAAAAATAACAGGAAAAAAGTTATCGATAAGCTCAATCAGGGTAAAAAAATTCTGTGCCGATACTCTTTTTGATTCTGTAAATATTTTAAAAACCGGGTTTAAGCCTCCGGTTTCCTTGGCTGATGGTCTAAGTAACACAGTAAGGTATGAATTTATTGATAAGGTTCAAGATCATGTTTTTCATACCGAGTAG
- a CDS encoding membrane protein insertase YidC, producing MLDFLYTIFIYPVYMFVEFILFIANNITQDHIGLSIIILSLGINLITLPIYNVAEKWQGKERLIQKRMKPKVKDIKSVFKGDEQYMILSAYYRQNSYHPLYALRSLFALFIQIPFFIAAYQLLSELPALKESSFLFLNDLGSPDRLVNVGAVSLNLLPILMTVINLAASAVYTRGLELKDKLTLYVTAFLFLILLYDSPSGLVLYWTLNNIFSLFKNIFYKIKLSKKTWFIIAIVVAVVLTIVIALTATQRKPIFIAVGFTTLLLIFPFVKRLLLYFESKQKISIFDNDKKRFYIFISAVSAFLIFIGLVIPSTTIASSPQEFANFDNFTNPLGILYFTFIQTFGIFVWVLCLYKLFSKTVQKYFSYIAIFILIGALINTFIFTGNYGDINKFLVFENFVLLHHGAKYFILNILTLFISIVIVSCFLYSKFVKFLPSVLTIIVISFLTIAGFSGISIYKEYRRLQKTDLKPVINNKVINNKAYKVSRTGKNIFILMLDRSMNFFIDPIFENNALVKKEYTGFTLFKNAIAFGGSTNLSAPSLFGGYEYTPDNINKRDKELLVDKHNEALSVLPKLFSENGWNVSFTDPPWLNYSWIPDLSVFDKYDMIAKNIDYPGKYSQTLLKNLHFYDSHEILHGIRRNMLFFSFFRVLPSEIRRVFYSTGNYANAMLPQYIKMAFIDSYSALQNVKEEIEFVENTNCINIIVNNITHEPPKQSDIKILEKEFLIPLADKYCLNEYTSEHFYANYLAHEECAKFFRFLKENDCYDNSRIIIVGDHGRYSMKTKDMFFLKDFDGTGFRPEELIPLLMVKDFNLEGELRVNNAFMTLADIPFLTVKDLDEKLQKNPFTGISFKDSEMKTPAKIMISGGWQADKELEMTKFKVSEHDWAFVKDDVYDPNNWSH from the coding sequence ATGTTAGATTTTTTATATACAATATTTATTTATCCTGTATACATGTTTGTAGAGTTTATATTGTTTATAGCGAATAATATAACTCAAGATCATATAGGTTTATCAATAATTATTTTGAGTCTAGGTATCAATTTAATAACCTTGCCCATCTATAATGTAGCAGAGAAGTGGCAGGGAAAAGAGCGCCTTATTCAAAAAAGAATGAAACCTAAGGTAAAGGATATCAAGTCTGTGTTTAAAGGTGATGAGCAGTACATGATATTGTCAGCATATTATAGACAAAATAGTTATCATCCCTTGTATGCACTAAGGAGTCTTTTTGCCCTATTTATACAGATCCCCTTTTTTATAGCAGCATATCAACTTTTATCGGAGCTGCCTGCATTAAAAGAATCTTCTTTTTTATTTTTAAATGATTTAGGTTCTCCTGATAGATTGGTTAATGTAGGTGCTGTTTCATTGAATCTTTTGCCTATATTAATGACGGTAATAAATCTTGCTGCCTCTGCCGTGTATACAAGAGGATTGGAGTTAAAAGATAAGCTTACCCTGTATGTGACGGCTTTTTTATTTTTGATATTACTATATGATTCACCATCGGGATTGGTTTTATATTGGACGCTTAATAATATTTTTTCATTATTTAAAAATATTTTTTATAAGATAAAGTTAAGTAAAAAGACTTGGTTCATTATTGCTATTGTAGTTGCAGTAGTTTTAACTATAGTAATTGCTTTAACAGCTACTCAAAGAAAACCTATATTTATAGCTGTTGGTTTTACAACTCTTCTTTTGATATTTCCCTTTGTAAAAAGGTTACTTTTATATTTTGAAAGTAAACAAAAGATATCTATTTTTGATAATGATAAAAAAAGATTTTATATTTTTATATCGGCTGTTTCTGCTTTTCTTATTTTTATAGGGCTTGTGATTCCCTCCACAACAATTGCCAGTTCTCCACAGGAATTTGCTAATTTTGATAATTTTACAAATCCCTTGGGGATTCTTTATTTTACATTTATACAGACTTTTGGTATATTTGTTTGGGTTTTATGTTTGTATAAACTATTTTCAAAGACAGTTCAAAAATATTTTTCATATATTGCTATTTTTATTTTAATAGGAGCTTTAATAAATACCTTTATTTTTACCGGTAATTATGGAGACATCAATAAATTTCTTGTTTTTGAAAACTTTGTGCTGTTACATCATGGAGCAAAATATTTTATATTGAATATTTTAACCTTATTTATAAGTATAGTTATAGTTTCATGTTTTTTATACTCAAAATTCGTAAAATTTTTGCCTTCAGTTCTGACTATCATTGTTATAAGTTTTTTAACAATAGCCGGATTTTCAGGTATAAGTATTTATAAAGAATACCGTCGCTTGCAAAAGACGGATTTAAAGCCTGTTATAAATAATAAGGTTATAAATAATAAAGCGTACAAAGTAAGTAGAACCGGAAAAAATATTTTTATCCTTATGTTAGATCGCTCAATGAATTTTTTTATTGATCCTATTTTTGAAAATAATGCTCTTGTAAAAAAGGAATATACCGGTTTTACTTTGTTCAAAAATGCTATTGCCTTTGGAGGCAGTACAAATTTAAGTGCCCCTTCATTGTTTGGCGGCTATGAATATACTCCGGATAATATTAATAAGAGAGATAAAGAGTTACTGGTAGATAAGCATAATGAAGCTTTAAGCGTGCTCCCTAAACTTTTTAGTGAAAATGGCTGGAATGTAAGCTTTACTGATCCTCCTTGGCTTAATTATTCTTGGATTCCTGATTTATCTGTCTTTGATAAATATGATATGATAGCAAAAAATATTGACTATCCTGGAAAGTATAGCCAAACTTTATTAAAGAATTTACATTTTTATGATAGCCATGAAATATTACATGGAATACGTCGTAACATGTTATTTTTTTCATTTTTTAGAGTCTTACCATCGGAAATACGAAGAGTTTTTTATTCTACCGGTAACTATGCAAATGCTATGCTGCCTCAGTATATTAAAATGGCCTTTATTGATTCTTATTCAGCTCTACAAAATGTAAAAGAAGAGATCGAATTTGTTGAAAATACAAATTGTATAAATATAATTGTAAATAATATAACACATGAACCTCCTAAACAATCCGATATTAAAATATTGGAAAAAGAATTTTTAATACCTCTTGCAGATAAATATTGTTTAAATGAATATACTTCTGAACATTTTTATGCAAATTATTTAGCCCATGAAGAGTGTGCAAAGTTTTTTAGGTTTTTAAAAGAAAATGATTGCTATGATAACAGTCGTATAATAATTGTGGGTGATCATGGCAGATATTCTATGAAAACAAAGGATATGTTTTTTTTAAAAGATTTTGACGGTACGGGATTTAGGCCTGAAGAACTTATTCCTCTTTTAATGGTAAAAGATTTTAACTTAGAAGGAGAACTTAGAGTAAATAATGCTTTTATGACTTTAGCTGATATACCTTTTTTAACGGTTAAAGATTTAGATGAAAAATTACAAAAAAATCCTTTTACAGGAATATCTTTTAAAGATAGTGAAATGAAGACCCCTGCAAAGATTATGATAAGCGGAGGCTGGCAGGCTGATAAGGAGCTTGAGATGACTAAGTTTAAAGTTTCTGAGCATGATTGGGCTTTTGTTAAAGATGATGTCTACGATCCTAATAATTGGAGTCATTAG